The Metamycoplasma gateae genome window below encodes:
- a CDS encoding deoxycytidylate deaminase: MNSKSKKIIFDDKKDNIKWEIYFMSLAKLSALRSKDPTTKVGACIVSPNNYVISLGYNGMPTSFNNTEVDNDEIFPWNRPNDADDVLHSKYTYVVHAEVNAIINANLTNSKIEPGSAIFITHSPCYNCAKMIVQSKISKIYYANEYRAQTDDFKASLKIFNSFGIEVIKIENDFDLEFNIK; the protein is encoded by the coding sequence ATGAATTCAAAAAGTAAGAAAATAATCTTTGATGATAAAAAAGATAATATAAAATGAGAAATTTATTTTATGTCGTTAGCTAAATTAAGCGCATTAAGATCAAAAGACCCAACCACTAAGGTAGGAGCATGCATAGTAAGTCCTAATAATTATGTAATTTCGTTAGGTTATAATGGTATGCCTACAAGTTTTAACAACACAGAAGTAGATAATGATGAAATTTTTCCATGAAATAGACCTAATGATGCTGATGATGTTTTACATTCTAAATACACATACGTAGTACATGCAGAAGTGAATGCAATAATTAATGCTAATTTAACAAATTCAAAAATAGAGCCTGGTTCAGCAATTTTCATAACTCATTCACCTTGTTATAATTGTGCAAAAATGATAGTTCAATCTAAAATTTCAAAAATATATTATGCAAATGAATATAGAGCACAAACTGATGATTTTAAAGCTAGTTTAAAAATATTTAACTCATTTGGAATAGAAGTAATAAAAATAGAAAATGATTTTGATCTTGAATTTAATATAAAATAA
- a CDS encoding OppA family ABC transporter substrate-binding lipoprotein, with the protein MKKSNKIWLSSLASLTVGAVPLLVIACKDERKDRYVFEFSSPYTAQAFLHDSSRSYGSFISTSTNHHTSVGLVRVETLNEPELQHLTLNQGGENGVVETKTYIVNPTWTRRKLSLASAVVITDKNGTVTTFDADDADVRSSAPFTENGISYFNSPSVELKSNNEKSINSSNFDEKLKTAAKLQFVVRDGVQWVDQEGKATKYEVKAKDFYYSWLRTLSVSGNFRHENGGSKQLDDEAVIALSDLSSAAFTDKEEYSNDYLFTLFGIDHSKFKVENEFIQNVNGKEAVTFEKLSTEENPKFSEFFSKTMLADYTFFPAPSQYIDESNSLDELPVYNSIGLKTELTRQIETKIKSLDKNSFVYKSGAYWYGVSLKNTLYVGPYYITPQKGQELILKKNLHYYDREFVNSKDTVNEIVNIYNNGIDTDTFVKRTFDKYKQGKLSQIAFSGLKDAQREEILQNGEKYGLRFSKAVNKTNPFYREFSHPFVKPLPAGQSVEYYGFNDAFAKLMYGGTREELKEGKNDPQTYIAGTGLIFRSLFNAAINWDEFASLATGGQGFAWLAKVADGSLIGGSDQSTAKYKTPYDAREEINSLFALKSDKSGKVEFGNSLGSELSPKENEEAVKNFSRRIDKLKSAGFEILKQELQKLFEEFDKQNPELAGQPFKFEYGFPYVNISNAYKEAFNDIEQTFLELNPRLQLSVFFTGDKNDPKFDAFRTGGANGTELVSWSYDYDAIGSGYDGLSWGGNFIPTLTWIAANDEGDKNKLIKENYPELHKLAKAIVEHAKEGTSHEWVGSVPFADLHLVVNNFKGSRLPYTTTYHFEKKEGETHYNLKRNEQGKAVLWNVPEGKHATEAYAWTASFWLEYVSKLTNEVAVKLMAELTSFFNINFTYNIFKQRNEFGKVLIQNHFSVPDESVVGVSIYSDWKVKKV; encoded by the coding sequence ATGAAAAAATCAAACAAAATATGATTATCATCTTTAGCTTCTTTAACAGTTGGAGCAGTTCCATTACTTGTTATAGCATGTAAAGATGAAAGAAAAGATAGGTATGTGTTTGAATTTAGTTCACCATATACAGCGCAGGCATTTCTACATGATTCTTCAAGATCATACGGATCATTTATTAGTACATCAACAAACCACCATACATCAGTCGGTTTAGTTCGTGTTGAAACATTAAATGAACCAGAATTACAACACTTAACACTTAATCAAGGAGGTGAGAATGGCGTTGTTGAAACAAAAACATACATTGTAAATCCTACTTGAACAAGAAGAAAGCTGTCATTAGCAAGTGCTGTTGTTATTACAGATAAAAACGGCACTGTAACAACTTTTGATGCTGATGATGCTGATGTGAGATCTTCTGCACCTTTTACTGAAAATGGAATAAGCTACTTCAATAGCCCTTCTGTTGAATTAAAATCAAACAATGAAAAATCAATTAATAGCAGTAATTTCGATGAAAAATTAAAAACAGCTGCTAAATTACAATTTGTTGTTCGTGATGGTGTTCAGTGAGTAGATCAAGAAGGTAAAGCAACAAAATACGAAGTAAAAGCAAAAGACTTCTATTATTCATGATTAAGAACATTATCAGTTAGTGGTAATTTCAGACATGAAAATGGTGGTTCAAAACAATTAGATGATGAAGCTGTTATAGCATTATCAGATTTATCTTCTGCGGCATTTACTGATAAAGAAGAATATTCAAATGATTACTTATTTACATTATTTGGAATTGACCATTCTAAATTTAAAGTAGAAAATGAATTTATCCAAAATGTTAATGGTAAAGAAGCAGTTACATTTGAAAAATTATCAACCGAAGAAAATCCAAAATTTTCAGAATTCTTTAGTAAAACAATGTTAGCTGACTATACATTCTTCCCAGCTCCATCACAATACATAGATGAATCAAATTCATTGGATGAATTACCAGTTTATAACTCAATTGGTTTAAAAACTGAATTAACAAGACAAATAGAAACAAAAATTAAATCATTAGATAAGAATTCGTTTGTTTATAAATCTGGAGCTTACTGATATGGTGTGAGTTTAAAAAACACTTTATATGTTGGTCCATATTATATAACCCCACAAAAAGGTCAAGAATTAATTCTTAAAAAGAACTTACATTACTATGATAGAGAATTTGTTAATAGTAAAGATACAGTTAATGAAATTGTAAATATTTACAATAATGGTATTGATACAGATACATTTGTTAAAAGAACATTTGATAAATATAAACAAGGTAAATTATCTCAAATTGCATTTAGTGGTTTAAAAGATGCTCAACGTGAGGAAATATTACAAAATGGTGAAAAATATGGTTTAAGATTTTCAAAAGCAGTTAACAAAACCAATCCATTCTACCGTGAATTTTCTCATCCATTTGTTAAACCATTACCAGCAGGACAATCAGTTGAGTACTATGGATTTAATGATGCATTTGCAAAATTAATGTATGGTGGAACAAGAGAAGAGTTAAAAGAAGGAAAAAATGATCCACAAACATATATTGCTGGAACAGGTTTAATTTTCAGAAGTTTATTCAATGCTGCAATTAACTGAGATGAATTTGCATCACTAGCAACCGGTGGTCAAGGATTTGCGTGATTAGCAAAAGTTGCTGACGGTTCATTAATTGGTGGGAGTGACCAAAGTACCGCAAAATACAAAACTCCATACGATGCAAGAGAAGAAATTAACTCATTATTTGCTTTAAAATCAGATAAAAGTGGAAAAGTTGAATTTGGTAATTCATTAGGCAGCGAATTAAGTCCAAAAGAAAATGAAGAAGCTGTTAAAAACTTTTCAAGAAGAATAGACAAATTAAAATCAGCTGGATTTGAAATTTTAAAACAAGAATTACAAAAACTGTTTGAAGAGTTTGATAAACAAAACCCAGAACTAGCAGGACAACCTTTCAAATTTGAATATGGATTCCCATATGTTAACATTTCAAATGCATATAAAGAAGCCTTTAATGATATAGAACAAACATTCTTAGAATTAAACCCAAGATTACAATTATCAGTTTTCTTTACCGGTGATAAAAATGATCCTAAATTTGATGCATTCAGAACCGGGGGAGCTAATGGAACTGAATTAGTTTCATGATCATACGACTATGATGCTATTGGTTCTGGTTATGATGGTCTTTCATGAGGTGGTAACTTTATTCCAACATTAACATGAATAGCAGCTAATGATGAAGGTGATAAAAATAAATTAATAAAAGAGAATTATCCTGAATTACATAAATTAGCAAAAGCTATAGTTGAACATGCAAAAGAAGGAACATCACACGAATGAGTTGGATCAGTTCCTTTTGCAGATCTTCATTTAGTTGTTAATAATTTTAAAGGTTCAAGATTACCATACACAACTACATATCATTTTGAAAAGAAAGAAGGAGAAACTCATTATAATCTAAAAAGAAATGAACAAGGAAAAGCTGTTTTATGAAATGTTCCTGAAGGTAAACATGCAACTGAAGCATATGCTTGAACAGCATCATTCTGATTAGAATATGTTTCAAAATTAACTAATGAGGTAGCAGTTAAATTGATGGCTGAATTAACATCATTCTTTAATATTAACTTTACATATAATATTTTCAAACAAAGAAATGAATTTGGTAAGGTTTTAATACAAAATCATTTTTCAGTTCCTGATGAATCAGTTGTTGGTGTTTCAATTTATTCAGATTGAAAAGTTAAAAAAGTTTAA
- a CDS encoding ABC transporter permease, giving the protein MFKYVYQRIAFAILTLFIITLVVFVLVSAFGDSPIKSLVEKAFQSPKNKHTYEELTIQFETQYGLRDAEGNLIPIIVRYFKYLGNVFQGDFGFVINKENNPSPSEYSNIQQLFFIPLRYSIRITLPAFIISAISGITIGVFAGYKRGKLFDSAANVFVLLFIAVPSFVLAPILITISLKIGIPTTVPRDALEPSFGELFVSYLPPVLIITLTSMAAYVSYTRNQVITVLTSNYVLIAKTKGLNQTQIFFKYVLRNISIPLFSLLFGSFLGLLSGSIIIEKYWDVPGTSQVIARSFPTGEINIIMFSTIFFTALSLIASIFVDVMFAILDPKITYASKSKKNYWLFFKAYLERKKLEKDLFAKQEQENQSQLQNNQKA; this is encoded by the coding sequence ATGTTTAAATATGTATATCAAAGAATAGCGTTTGCTATTCTTACCTTATTTATTATTACACTTGTAGTTTTTGTTTTAGTTAGTGCATTTGGTGATAGTCCTATTAAATCATTAGTAGAAAAAGCGTTCCAAAGTCCTAAAAACAAACATACATATGAAGAATTAACAATTCAATTTGAAACTCAATATGGATTAAGAGATGCAGAAGGAAATCTTATTCCTATTATCGTAAGATATTTCAAGTATTTAGGAAATGTCTTCCAAGGTGATTTTGGGTTTGTTATTAATAAAGAAAACAACCCAAGTCCTTCTGAATACTCTAATATTCAACAACTATTTTTCATTCCCTTAAGATATTCAATTAGAATTACACTACCTGCATTTATCATAAGTGCAATTAGTGGAATTACAATAGGAGTATTTGCGGGTTATAAAAGAGGAAAGTTATTTGATTCAGCAGCCAATGTATTTGTATTGCTTTTCATAGCTGTACCATCATTCGTACTTGCACCTATTTTGATTACAATATCTTTAAAAATTGGTATTCCAACTACCGTACCAAGAGATGCATTAGAGCCATCATTTGGTGAATTATTCGTATCATACTTACCGCCAGTGTTGATTATCACATTAACATCGATGGCTGCGTATGTAAGTTATACAAGAAACCAAGTTATTACAGTTTTAACATCTAATTATGTTTTAATTGCAAAAACAAAAGGTTTAAATCAAACACAAATTTTCTTTAAATATGTGTTAAGAAATATTTCTATCCCATTATTTAGTTTATTATTTGGATCATTCTTAGGACTTTTATCAGGTTCAATTATTATCGAAAAATATTGAGATGTACCTGGTACAAGTCAAGTTATAGCAAGATCATTCCCAACAGGTGAGATAAATATTATTATGTTCTCGACTATATTCTTTACAGCATTATCATTGATAGCTTCTATATTTGTTGATGTTATGTTTGCTATCCTTGATCCAAAAATTACTTATGCTTCAAAAAGTAAAAAGAATTATTGACTATTCTTTAAAGCATATTTAGAAAGAAAAAAACTTGAAAAAGATTTATTTGCAAAACAAGAACAAGAAAATCAATCACAACTACAAAATAATCAAAAAGCTTAA
- a CDS encoding ABC transporter permease produces the protein MENLIEEQIKEFNKKYKISSELSKKFGFISEKDKVHASSIAGRPKKMWIEILKRFFSNPIVVISLIVFTFILLSSLIIPAKAFTSYKPNSPINEYSFIESLPPVYSPIVSKAVTTNDTIYKFYINLKDNISKLPEAEQVLWNKWFAFYLDTTKISANNSGQLFMTYNAYSLFKASVLNELLFKAQKAGTPINDALVYGEIIPKIPVLKTYLGTSSSGYDIWVTTWYATWRGIEIAIITTIIQALFGVTLGAILGFYAGKLVDTIIMRLIDIFNSPPTIIWILIFVGIFGTNQISLILAMSVAGWPAFVGITRMYVITVKNEEYISAAKAIGASTPRQIFIHALPAIIGKIANSFVKNVPGIILWVASLAFLGFFKNSNDTNLGQILIESASDAGRNIWIILLPTLILLFLSLSLNFMALGIHDALDPRVISKGKRK, from the coding sequence ATGGAAAATCTTATTGAAGAACAAATAAAAGAATTTAACAAGAAATACAAGATTAGTTCTGAACTATCTAAAAAATTTGGTTTTATTTCAGAAAAAGACAAAGTTCATGCTTCATCAATTGCTGGAAGACCAAAGAAAATGTGAATTGAAATTCTTAAAAGATTCTTTTCAAACCCAATAGTCGTAATTTCGCTAATAGTATTTACTTTCATTTTATTATCATCATTGATAATTCCTGCAAAAGCATTTACATCATATAAACCTAACTCACCAATTAATGAATACTCATTTATTGAATCGCTACCACCAGTTTATAGCCCGATTGTTTCAAAAGCAGTTACAACCAACGATACTATTTATAAGTTTTATATTAACTTAAAAGATAATATTTCAAAACTACCAGAAGCAGAACAAGTTCTTTGAAATAAATGATTTGCATTTTATTTAGATACAACTAAAATAAGTGCAAATAATAGTGGTCAATTATTTATGACCTATAATGCTTATAGTTTATTTAAAGCATCGGTTCTAAATGAATTATTATTTAAAGCTCAAAAAGCAGGTACTCCAATTAATGATGCACTTGTATATGGTGAAATTATTCCAAAAATCCCAGTTTTAAAAACGTATTTAGGAACTTCATCAAGTGGTTATGATATTTGAGTTACTACATGATATGCAACCTGAAGAGGTATTGAAATTGCTATTATCACAACGATAATTCAAGCTTTATTTGGTGTTACTTTAGGAGCTATTTTAGGTTTTTATGCAGGAAAATTAGTTGATACAATTATCATGAGATTAATTGATATATTTAACTCACCTCCAACAATTATTTGAATATTAATATTCGTTGGTATTTTTGGAACTAATCAAATATCATTGATATTAGCTATGTCAGTAGCAGGATGACCAGCGTTTGTTGGTATAACAAGAATGTACGTAATTACTGTTAAAAATGAAGAATATATTAGTGCTGCGAAAGCTATTGGTGCTTCTACACCAAGACAAATATTTATACACGCACTACCTGCAATAATTGGTAAAATCGCAAACTCATTTGTTAAAAATGTACCAGGAATTATTTTATGAGTAGCATCATTGGCATTCTTAGGTTTCTTTAAGAATTCAAATGATACTAACTTAGGTCAAATATTAATCGAATCAGCTTCGGATGCTGGTAGAAATATTTGAATAATTTTACTTCCAACATTAATTTTATTATTCTTATCGCTATCATTGAACTTCATGGCTTTAGGTATTCATGATGCATTAGATCCAAGAGTTATTAGTAAAGGAAAGAGAAAATAA
- a CDS encoding ABC transporter ATP-binding protein: protein MADKKIINKKIHKRSHLFSQIQSQEVLEDNKLLEVRNLHVSFPVGRKKTIHIVRGVDLDVYKGQIVGLVGESGSGKSVTSKTLINVNENGLVSADKIQISDLELSGILKKEKYWQLVRGQKIGYIPQDPLTSLNPTRTIGKQLLDALNNNVDWMDKTYTEKKEYLLGLLKTFGLRNVDKIFTAYPHTLSGGMKQRIVITMVVALKPDLIIADEPTTALDPTVQASVLALFEEIRQKMGISIILISHNISVIAKFCDFIYVMYAGRIVEKGLKEEIFTQPAHPYTWALISAIPESKDEKLYNIKGTPPDMANLPVGDPFAPRNDYALEIDFIKEPPLIPITKTHAAATWLLSPEAPKIELSKDLQKRLDLFKKAFKNDGK, encoded by the coding sequence ATGGCTGATAAAAAAATAATTAATAAAAAAATTCATAAAAGAAGTCATTTATTTTCTCAAATTCAATCTCAAGAGGTTTTAGAAGATAATAAACTTTTGGAAGTAAGAAATTTACATGTATCATTCCCTGTAGGTAGAAAGAAAACTATTCATATCGTTCGTGGTGTTGATTTAGATGTTTATAAAGGCCAAATTGTTGGCTTAGTTGGAGAATCTGGTTCTGGTAAATCAGTTACTTCTAAAACATTAATTAACGTTAATGAAAACGGGTTAGTAAGTGCAGATAAAATTCAAATTAGTGATCTTGAACTAAGTGGAATTTTGAAAAAAGAAAAATATTGACAACTAGTTCGTGGTCAAAAGATAGGTTATATTCCCCAAGACCCATTAACATCATTGAATCCGACACGTACAATTGGGAAACAATTATTGGATGCTTTGAATAATAATGTCGATTGAATGGACAAAACCTATACAGAGAAGAAAGAATATTTACTAGGTTTATTAAAAACATTTGGTTTAAGAAACGTTGATAAAATTTTTACAGCATATCCTCACACATTATCTGGTGGTATGAAACAAAGAATAGTTATCACGATGGTTGTTGCATTGAAACCAGATTTAATTATAGCTGACGAACCAACAACAGCTCTTGATCCTACTGTTCAAGCTAGTGTTCTTGCTTTATTTGAAGAAATTAGACAAAAAATGGGTATTTCAATAATACTAATAAGTCATAATATTTCAGTTATTGCTAAATTCTGTGATTTTATATATGTAATGTATGCAGGAAGAATTGTAGAAAAAGGTTTAAAAGAAGAAATTTTTACTCAACCAGCACATCCATATACTTGAGCATTAATTTCAGCAATTCCTGAATCAAAAGATGAAAAATTATATAACATTAAAGGAACTCCGCCAGACATGGCTAATTTACCAGTTGGTGATCCTTTTGCTCCAAGAAATGATTATGCGTTAGAAATTGATTTTATTAAAGAACCACCTTTAATTCCTATTACAAAAACTCACGCAGCGGCTACTTGATTATTAAGCCCAGAAGCTCCAAAAATTGAACTTTCAAAAGATTTACAAAAACGTTTAGATTTATTTAAAAAGGCTTTTAAAAATGACGGAAAATAA
- a CDS encoding ATP-binding cassette domain-containing protein, which yields MTENKKDRKVILSIDNLKKYFVNQGIINKAVDGVSFDVHEGEIVGLIGESGSGKTTVGRTILRLYDEYNGFVRLEDKIISGKNISHSLKKYLRKNVQMIFQDPHASLNSQQNIYTILKEPLLVNGIMKHKIQDIFKDWLEVKKAFKYTFQIQAMKLELENYREINKLAEPFFAKWTKQFENFNFDKELSREDNFSAFYAYLEEKQKMESLIINNMYSNASSLINFYYEMQNKYRTKNLSKEELSYDIAISKYKEIKKLSKLSKNQFEIKNELSALIKKRNELIKLRNQRIKDAKNTFLNFTVENKHEKVLVNISKLMSTDLDYYLYNLKNEKLFKARITTLKILRNSLKLLDFEDVKELVKELEAYVKEFYEVNLSKIKYSKTMRQEIDQVLKSSFKFEFSKYQEISKRNEEKYNKQLLSLNEQIENLKSKLAIKEQPEYSKEELNQAFEKLNESKNIYLEGRSRFLVDYKKSIDDLYQKIELEKNEYNRLVSLQKKCNELYEKYKNDFFAYVKEEFSEKIKSLEQRKSILLTNLKNENKKTAKNKADLVRLSSRIKQIKKEQDTVIKMYNSDITLKEDTLKSFNIERNYLKKDIRNIYILLGIDFKWVEMNLNNKSEENINVEQKKWAKRFNLFDYKISYPIAKYLISELLYKIIIYRSLEDVGLLKQFAYRYPHEFSGGQLQRIVIARALITEPKVIVADEPIASLDISIQAQVVNLLKDLCVKKNIGLIFIAHDLSMIEYVADNVQIMHLGKIVESGDTESIYNNPLHPYTINLFKAIPKISNANEKFENVSFNLDYIYEQQFPNIPENFKVDDNHYIFGTKEQVEKWTSKK from the coding sequence ATGACGGAAAATAAAAAAGATAGAAAAGTTATATTATCAATAGATAACTTAAAAAAATATTTTGTTAATCAAGGTATTATCAACAAAGCTGTTGATGGTGTATCTTTTGATGTTCATGAAGGAGAAATTGTTGGGCTAATTGGTGAGTCAGGTTCGGGTAAAACTACAGTTGGTCGTACAATTCTTAGATTATATGATGAATATAATGGATTTGTAAGATTAGAAGATAAAATCATTTCAGGAAAAAATATTAGTCATTCCTTAAAAAAATATTTACGTAAAAATGTTCAAATGATCTTCCAAGATCCACATGCTTCTTTAAATAGTCAACAAAATATATATACAATATTAAAAGAACCTCTATTAGTTAATGGCATAATGAAGCATAAAATACAAGACATTTTTAAAGACTGATTAGAAGTTAAAAAAGCTTTTAAATATACTTTCCAAATCCAAGCTATGAAATTGGAATTAGAAAACTATAGAGAAATAAACAAATTAGCAGAGCCATTTTTTGCAAAATGAACAAAACAATTTGAAAACTTTAACTTTGATAAAGAATTAAGTAGAGAAGATAATTTTTCAGCATTTTATGCTTATTTAGAAGAAAAGCAAAAAATGGAAAGTTTAATTATTAATAATATGTATTCTAATGCTTCTTCTTTAATTAATTTCTATTATGAAATGCAAAACAAATATAGAACTAAAAATCTAAGTAAAGAAGAATTATCATACGATATTGCAATTTCAAAATACAAAGAAATCAAGAAATTAAGTAAGTTATCTAAAAATCAATTTGAAATTAAAAATGAGTTATCAGCTTTAATTAAGAAAAGAAATGAATTAATAAAATTAAGAAACCAAAGAATTAAAGATGCAAAAAATACATTTTTAAATTTCACAGTTGAAAATAAACACGAAAAAGTTTTAGTTAATATTTCAAAACTTATGTCAACAGACTTAGATTATTATTTATATAATCTAAAAAATGAAAAACTTTTCAAAGCTAGAATTACAACCTTAAAAATCTTAAGAAATTCATTAAAATTATTAGACTTTGAAGATGTTAAAGAACTTGTAAAAGAATTAGAAGCTTATGTAAAAGAATTTTATGAAGTTAATTTATCAAAAATTAAGTATTCTAAAACTATGAGACAAGAAATTGATCAAGTTTTAAAATCGTCATTTAAATTTGAATTTTCTAAATACCAAGAAATTTCAAAAAGAAATGAAGAAAAATACAATAAACAATTATTATCACTAAATGAACAAATAGAAAATTTAAAATCAAAACTAGCAATTAAAGAACAACCAGAATACTCAAAAGAAGAATTAAATCAAGCTTTTGAAAAACTAAATGAATCAAAAAATATTTATTTAGAAGGACGTTCAAGATTTTTAGTTGATTATAAAAAATCAATTGATGATTTATATCAAAAAATTGAACTAGAAAAAAATGAATATAATCGTTTAGTTTCATTGCAAAAAAAATGTAATGAATTATATGAAAAATATAAAAATGATTTCTTTGCCTATGTAAAAGAAGAATTTAGCGAAAAAATTAAATCATTAGAACAAAGAAAAAGTATTTTGTTAACTAATCTGAAGAACGAAAACAAAAAAACAGCTAAAAATAAGGCTGATTTGGTACGTTTAAGCTCAAGAATTAAACAAATCAAAAAAGAACAAGACACAGTTATCAAAATGTATAATTCAGATATTACATTAAAAGAAGATACATTAAAATCATTTAATATCGAAAGAAATTATCTAAAGAAAGATATTAGAAACATTTATATTCTATTAGGTATTGATTTTAAATGAGTTGAAATGAACTTAAATAATAAATCTGAAGAAAATATAAATGTAGAACAAAAGAAATGAGCTAAAAGATTTAATTTATTTGATTATAAAATTTCATACCCAATTGCTAAATATTTAATTTCCGAACTACTTTATAAAATAATTATTTATCGTTCATTAGAAGATGTAGGTTTATTAAAACAATTTGCTTATCGTTATCCTCATGAATTTAGTGGTGGTCAATTACAACGTATAGTTATCGCAAGAGCATTGATAACTGAACCAAAAGTTATTGTTGCTGACGAACCAATTGCCTCCTTAGATATCTCAATTCAAGCACAAGTTGTTAACTTGCTAAAAGATTTGTGTGTTAAGAAAAACATAGGTTTAATCTTTATAGCTCATGACTTAAGTATGATTGAATATGTTGCCGATAATGTTCAAATTATGCACCTAGGTAAAATTGTTGAAAGTGGTGATACTGAGTCTATTTACAATAATCCTCTTCACCCATATACAATCAATCTATTTAAAGCAATACCAAAAATTTCAAACGCAAATGAAAAATTTGAAAACGTATCATTTAATTTAGATTATATTTATGAACAACAATTCCCAAATATTCCAGAAAATTTCAAAGTCGATGATAATCACTACATTTTTGGAACAAAAGAACAAGTTGAAAAATGAACTTCTAAAAAATAA
- a CDS encoding triose-phosphate isomerase — protein sequence MKYLIGNFKMNKTFLEVESYIEALSFLIEENKENLNNINIGIAPSFDSVYLSYNNSERNFLFGLQNIFHEINGAYTGEVSLNVAKEANIDFILLGHSERRKLFNETDEEINKKILKLKDTNIKPILCIGESIDDFNNNKTFDVLNKQLDKALENVNEFGNIIISYEPVYCIGNGIIPKVEHVQSVVNFIHEKFSSNIPVLYGGSVCSNSIEDLEKVKGLSGYLVGKASLNAYEFIELAKEIK from the coding sequence ATGAAATATTTAATAGGCAATTTTAAAATGAATAAAACTTTTTTAGAAGTTGAATCTTATATTGAAGCACTATCATTTTTAATTGAAGAAAATAAAGAAAACTTAAATAATATAAATATTGGAATAGCCCCATCTTTTGATAGTGTTTATTTATCGTATAACAACTCTGAAAGAAATTTTTTATTTGGATTACAAAACATTTTTCACGAAATAAATGGCGCGTATACAGGAGAAGTTTCTTTAAATGTAGCTAAAGAAGCAAATATTGATTTTATTTTATTAGGTCATAGTGAAAGAAGAAAATTATTTAATGAAACCGACGAAGAAATAAATAAAAAAATTTTAAAGCTTAAAGACACTAATATAAAACCTATACTTTGTATCGGTGAATCAATTGATGATTTTAACAATAATAAAACATTCGATGTTTTAAATAAACAATTAGATAAAGCTTTAGAAAACGTTAATGAATTTGGTAATATAATCATTTCATACGAACCCGTTTATTGCATCGGTAATGGTATAATTCCAAAGGTAGAACATGTTCAAAGTGTTGTTAATTTTATACATGAAAAATTTAGTTCAAATATACCTGTTTTATATGGTGGATCGGTTTGCTCTAATAGTATTGAGGATTTAGAAAAAGTTAAAGGATTAAGTGGATATTTAGTTGGAAAAGCATCATTAAATGCCTATGAGTTTATAGAATTAGCTAAAGAAATAAAATAA